TACGGGGGCTATTTCTCGCCATTCGTCCAAATCATCGGTTTTCCGTATGTTTTCATGAGGAAGAATGTGGGCAGCCGTCTCGATCTGTCGCATCCGCTCTATTCCGAATTTTCAGAGGGATTGAAATCGGTGCTGGAGGAATTTCCCAACATTATCTATGCTTCCTCGCACGAGCGGAATTTCCAGTACTTCACCGAAAACAAGGTCCATTACATCATTGGGGGATCGCTGACCGGTGGCGACTATGTGAAAAGCAAAGAGACAAGCTGTAGCAGTCGTGACGGAGGTCTTGCCCGACTCGACTTCCACGCTTCAGGCGAGGTTGAACTTAAGTTCTTCAGCATCGAAAATCCGGAAATGGCCGAATGCAACGAAATCGTGTACGACTTTTCGACCTGTGAAGAGCACCTGGCACCGATTGTCGAAAATCAGACGTTTGCGGATAGTATGGTTGCGTTGGCAAGCACGCGCTATGACATTGATCCAAAGCACTACAAATGGGTGGGTGAAAACTACCGCGACATTTGGTCGACACCGATCAAAGCGCCGGTTTTCGACATCATGCAAGAAAAAGGCGGCCTGGTGATTCTCAAACGAGGTGGAGGACAACAGACCAAATCGCTTCGCCTGAAGGCAACGAATAAACACCAGTACACTTTGCGCTCAATTGAAAAAGATGTGGAGGGAGCTGTTTCCTCCGAACTGGCCAACACCTTTGCCATCGAAGTTTTGCAGGATAATATTTCGGCTTCAAACCCCTACGCCGCTTTGGTAGCTGCGCAACTGGCCGAGGTGGCTGGTGTAATGCACACCAATCCCGAGGTTGTTTATGTGCCCCGCGACTACCGCATGGAAGAATACACCGAAGATTTGGCGAACATGTTGTTTTTGTTTGAAGAAAGACCGGCAGGAGACTGGTCTGATCAGAAAAGCTTTGGTTATTCGAAAGAGATTGTAGGAACCGACGACGTACTGGATCAAACAGAAGAATCGGCCAACAATCACGTCGATCAAAAGGCTGTGCTTCGGGCAAGAATCCTGGACACCTTCCTCAACGACTGGGACCGGCATGATGACCAATGGCGCTGGGCCTCTTTCATGGAAAACGGGGAAACCATTTATCGGCCCATTCCCCGCGACCGCGACCAGGCTTTCTATGTCAACCAGGGACGTTTGCCCTGGCTGGTTACCCGCAAATGGCTGATGCCCAAATTCCAGGGTTTTGGGCCGATGACCGAAAATATGAACGGACTGGCTTTTAACGCGCGATATTTCGACCGGACTTTCCTGACCGAACCGGATTGGAACAACTGGGCAACCATGCTTGATAGCCTGACCATGCGGCTGACCGACGAAAAAATACGGGCTGCGACCCAAGCCTTTCCAAAAGAAGTGCAGCCCCTGTGTGCCGATTCCACGGCTGATATTCTGATTGCGCGCAAAGCCAACATGGGAAAAATGATCCGCGAACACTACCTTTCGCTTGCAAAAAACGTCAACATAACCGGGACTAATGAGAACGATATTTTTCATGTTGAACGTTTAGCCAACGGACAAACTGATGTGCAGGTCTGGAATTCGGACCGCACGATTCTGGAATATCACCGCCTTTTCAACAACAACGAAACCAAAGAAATTAGGCTTTACGGACTCAAAGGAAATGACAAGTTCGTCCTCAACGGGAACCAAAAGTCAGGTTCTAAAATTCGTTTAATCGGCGGAAAAGATGACGACTCCTTTCAAAATAATTCAATCGTAAGCTCCGGCGGAAACCAAGTTAGCATTTACGACAATAAAAAGGGAACCAACGTTACCCGGAATCAGGATACACGCGTCCATTTGTCCAACCACGAACAGATTAACTACTATGACCGGATGGACTTTAAATATGATGTTGTGAAGCCCGGCGTGTTGCTAGGTTTCAATCCCGACGATGCTGTTTTCATCGGTGGCGGACCAATAATCTACAAATACCGTTTTCGCCGGCACGAGGTTCACACGATCATGGCTAACATTGCCACACTTACCGCGGCCTTTAATGCCCTTTACCAGTTCGAGTCGTTCAGTGAAAATGGCGGTTGGGACCACCATATTGGTATTGATATGAAAGCGCCGAACTACGCGATGAACTACTTTGGCATGGGGAACAAAAGTACCCGCAACAGCGAATTTGACCGTGACTACTACCAAATGCGAATCAACCAGACAAACATCCAGTATTCGTTGGGAAAACGCTGGGGACAAACAGCTTTTGAGGAATCGGAAGACGGAACAATTAAGGAAAGTGAACTACAGGTCGGTCTTTTCGTCAAACGCTCACATATCAAAGAACCAGGGAACGATTTCATCTCCAATCTGTCCGAAAACGAACTCACAGCCGACGACTTGGAGCAACATGTTTATTCCGGTGTCCGCATCGGCTACACGACCAAAGCATTGGATCGGGAATCCAATCCGCAACGAGGATACCTGCTGAATGCCGAAGCACGTCAGTCCTGGCGGATTGATGGCCCGGAAGAACAATTCACAACCCTTTCGGGCGACTTCAGAGCATACCTCAGCTTTACAAGAAACCCGCGAACAGTGGTGGTACTGCGAGTTGGCGGGGAAAAAATATTCAACGATCATTTCTTTCTTGAATCGGCAACGCTCGGCGGTAAAACCAACCTTCGCGGCTACCTTGGCGACCGCTTCTATGGCGATGCCAGCTTCTACCAAAATACGGAGCTTCGCTACAAAATCCATGATTTTAAATCGGTTGTGTTGAATGGCGAATACGGGCTGCTGGGACTTTTTGATTCCGGACGAGTCTGGCTTTCGGGCGAGAAATCCGACTACTGGCACAAGGGCTTCGGTGCCGGCTTGTGGGTTTCTCCGTTTGACATGACGATTTTAACTGCCAGCTACAATTGGAGCAACGACGACCGAATAGTGCAGGTCACTTTAAATTTCAAGCTTTGAAAAACTTCGTCCTATTCATATGGCTGATGATCGTGGTTGTTCCCGCCTGGGCTCAATCCCGCAAGCTCGACATTTACCTGGTACGGCACGCCAAAGTTAATATCGACCGCCCCACAGTGATGGGCTCAAAGAAGGCTGCCGAGCTGGTGAAGGCCTACAATTCGGCTCCGATTTACGACTTCGACCCGGCACCGGTTCGCGGGCTGATTGAGGCTGAGCATCCGAAGGTTGTTACCAGCGCGCTCCCCCGGGCAATCGACACAGCCTGCCGCCTGTTTCCCGATGACAGCATTACCGGCTATTCCGTTTTCAACGAATACCAATTAGGCATTGTCCGAATCCCGCTCATTCCCATGCCCTACCCGGTCTGGACCGGTTTCTCCCGTTTGATGTGGCTCGTTCATCTCAACTCAGAAGCTGAAAGCCGCCCCGAAACGAAAGCACGACTTCAGGCAGCAACGAATTTATTGGAGGAACTGGCCCGGCAAAATTCGACAGTCGTGCTTGTTGGGCACGGTTACCTGATCTCAGAAATGCGGCGGGAATTGGCGAAGCGTGGCTGGCAGATTATCCGGAATGGCGGCAACAACAACCTGGCTGTTTCTCACCTGGAAAGAACAGAAGCCCCCAACTAGCGATATCTGAAATCAGGTCTTAACGTTAAATTTTTCTGAAGACCGATCAAAAAAAAGACCAATCAGTCTATTTCATCCGACCGAACGGTCTATTTTTGAATCATCATGAGTAAAGCAGAACGTACAAGGCAATTTATCATCGAAAAAGCAGCTCCCATTATCAACAGGAAGGGCATGGCCGGCGCTTCGCTGAGCGATATTATGGAGGCAACCGGATTGGCCAAAGGTTGCATCTACGGGAACTTCGAAAACAAAGATGAGATTTGCCTCGAAGCGTTCAATTACTTGTCTCAAAGCTATGTAAACAAGCTGAAGGAACATCTTCAGAATTTTACGGGCGCCAAAGCCAAATTACTGGCTTACCTGGATTACACCCTGGCCGGAAAACTCAGGGATGAAATGGGAGGCTGCCCGGTTATTAATTTTGGTGCTGAATCAGACGACACTCATCCTGCGATTCGGGAGCGGGTGAAGCAGGTCATCCAGTCCTCGCGCGAGGCCATCACAAACCTGCTGCGGGAAGGTGTTGAAAACGGCGAGTTTTCAGCCGGTTTGAACTGCGAATCCCAGGCCCTGAAATTTTACGTGATGCTGGAAGGTGCTGTCATTATCAGCCGCATTGAAAACAACAGAGAACAATTAGAACAGATCGTGAATCTGATTAAAACAGAAATTGAAACTTTTTAAATTTTTTTGCCACGAAACAGACCAATCGGTCTAAAAAAACAAACAGCAATGGAAAACAAATTATTCACACCACTCCAACTAGGCGATTACGAGTTGAAAAACAGACTCGTTATGGCACCGCTCACCCGCATGCGGGCAACAGCGGGCAGCCTGGCCCCACACGATTTAAACGTTGAATATTACCGTCAGCGTTCAAGCGCCGGACTAATTGTGACTGAAGCTTCCCAAATCTCGCCACTTGGCATGGGCTATCCGCTCACACCAGGTATTTACAGCGACGAACAGGTAGCAGGCTGGAAGAAAGTAACCGATGCCGTCCATGCTGAGGATGGCAAGACCTTTATCCAGCTTTGGCACGTGGGACGTGTATCGCACACATCACTGCACCCGGAAGCGGGTTTGCCGGTAGCACCATCTGCCGTTGCAGCACCAGGGATGACTTTGACGGCATCTTTCGAACAAGTTCCGTTTGAAACACCACGTGCTATCACTGTTGACGAAATTAAACAAACCATTCATGATTATCGCAAAGCAGCCGAGAATGCAAAAGCGGCCGGTTTCGATGGTGTTGAGTTGCACGCTGCCAATGGTTACCTATTGCACGAGTTTCTGCACGAAACCAGCAACCTGCGAACCGACGAGTACGGTGGTTCGATTGAAAACAAAGCCCGTATCGTGTTCGAAGTTCTCGACCAACTGGTTGACGTATTCGGAGCCGGCAAAGTTGGTATTCGCTTGTCACCATTCGCCTACCCTTATGGCGAGTACGATCCGAAATCGTATGAAGTGTACCAGTACCTGGTTGAAAAACTGAACAGTTACAAGCTGGCCTATTTGCACCTGATTCGCTACCGCCAGGGCGAGATTGAAAACGTAACAGCCAAAGAAGAAGCCCTTTGGAAATCGTACGACGGCACCATTATCGCTGCTGATGGTTTTACACCGGAAACAGCTGCGGAATATGTTGAAGCCGGTAAAGCGGATGCGATTGCATTTGGACGCCACTTTATTGCCAATCCGGATCTGCCGAAAAGAATCGAGCTGGCAGCAGAACTGAATGACTACGATCGGAATACTTTTTACGGCGGTGCCGAAAAAGGATACACCGATTACCCGTTCCTTGAAAAAACAAAAGCCTAAAAGGCTTTCATTACAAGCCATAGCATGAAAGGCCGCTCAGATTGAGTGGCCTTTTTTATTGCATTGCACTTTGAATGACTTCACATGATTCGTTGCTACTGCATCCTCTTCGATGTTGTCTTCAGCCCAAAAGCATCCCTTGTCTTTCACGATCTACTGATATTCGTTCTGAAGTTAAAACGGCGATTTCCGAAAACTACAACTCTTCTTCCGAAAACTATTACCCTGTCCCCCTGCTCCCAAGCTAACTTTGCAATATACAATTAACCGAAGGAAGAAATTGCAATGCAAAACGACCGGAGGAGTTTGAATAGCTAATAATTGAAAATAGAAATACAAAAAATTCAACATTTAAAAACATCATTATGAAAAAAGTTAGTGTATTATTATCGCTTGCAGCTCTGCTTGTATTATCTGCATTCACAACTGATAAACCTTCTGTTTGGACAAACGATCCTCCTCACTCGCAACTGTTCTTTACCGTAACCCACTTAGGTTTTAACGACGTAAGCGGAACTTTTGACGACATTAAAGTTGACGTAACCGCATCGAAACCCGATTTCAGCGATGCTGTATTTACGCTGAACGCTAAAGTAGCTTCAATTAATACACGTGTGGAAATGAGAAACAACCACCTGAAAAGTGCTGATTTCTTTGATGCTGAAAAGTATCCGGAACTTAGCTTTACAAGCACCAAAATTACTCCTGACGGTAAAGACAAATACAAATTAACAGGTAACCTGACCATTCACGGAGTTACAAAACCGATTACTGTTGATCTGGTTTACCGAGGACAAACAACAAATCCAATGTCGCAAAAGCTGACTACCGCTTTTCAAATTACAGGAACTCTTAACCGTTCTGATTTTGAAATCGGCGGAAAATTCCCGGAAGCGATCGTTAGCGACCTGGTACGGATCAGCGCAAGCGGAGAATTTGTACAGGCTGATAAAGAATAATCAGATTACTTGATAAATTCATAGCACCCCTATGAATCCACCAGAGTGCCGCAATTAATACTTGCGGCACTTTTGCTTTTTATCGATGACCGTTCGATTATATAACGCCGAGCTCCTGTATTATACAACCAAGAAACCTCATCCATCCTGCCCCGATTCAACCGGGTAAAACCATTGGGGCCAGCACTCTAAAGAAATAAAAAAAAGGATTGACCAAAGCTGTCAACCCCTTTTACTCGAGGTACCGAACGAATCCCTTTGCATTGTACCTATCCAACCGGACGTCACAGTCGTTCCTTGCCAACGATTAAAAATGCAAAATGCCAACGCAGGCAGGAAAAGCAACGGGTGAATCCGCTATCGCAATGAGATCTTTTAATAGCTATCAGAATCACCTCCCGCCACAGTGCAACAGATGTCGAAAAAAAATTCTAAAAAATTTCGCTAACAGAAATTAACAAAAGATATAATTCATCTTGCATAAAGACATATAAGACAAAAGCATCTTATAAGGTTTTATCACTTGTGATTACCCGATGCAATTATCATAACACAAACACGCATATTGTATAAATAACTGAAATACAACCACACAACCGGTAGGGTAAAACAAAAAGATATTGGTCTTATTAAAACAGTAAAAAAAGAAAACGATTATGACGAGTGCAACTACAAATCGCAGGATAGCGCAAACCATTTTGGTACTGATCCTGCCGGTTATATTTATTTTTTTTGTTTCTGTAGCATTGAGTTCGTGTAGCGGTAATAATGATGAAGTTGTTGCTGATGATTCGGATACATCTTCGGAAACGACGACAACGGATGATAGCAGTTCAGACTCGAGTACAAGCACAAGTACAGATTGTAGTTCAGCTACAACACAAGTGGCCAAGATTGTCTGCCTGGCTGAAGCATTTGAGGCTACGCTGACTACTTCGCAAATCAGCACGCTGGAATTAGATTTCACCAAGGCAAATGCCATTAAATGGTCGAATTTACCCGGTGGTGTCAGCATCAGAAATGGATTGGAATTCAGTACGCTAACCGACACACAGCTGACCGCTGCAAAAGCAGTTATTGCCGCAGCAGCCGGTACAACGGAAGACGAAGGTTACAGTGAGTTTTCTCAAATCAATGCAGCCGACGACGTGCTTGGAGAAAAAGCAGGAAGTACCTACTCATCGGGAGAATACATCATCGCCTTCCTGGGTACACCTAGTACAACGGGCACCTGGATGCTCCAATTTGGTGGCCACCACTACGCCCAAAACATCACCTACTCGGGCGGAGAAGTTGTTGGTTCCACTCCATCACACCAAGGTATTGAGCCAACATCATGGACATCAGGATCAACCACATATGACCCTCTGAATACTGAACACGAAGCGATGATTGCCATGCTGGCA
This genomic stretch from Mangrovibacterium diazotrophicum harbors:
- a CDS encoding TetR/AcrR family transcriptional regulator produces the protein MSKAERTRQFIIEKAAPIINRKGMAGASLSDIMEATGLAKGCIYGNFENKDEICLEAFNYLSQSYVNKLKEHLQNFTGAKAKLLAYLDYTLAGKLRDEMGGCPVINFGAESDDTHPAIRERVKQVIQSSREAITNLLREGVENGEFSAGLNCESQALKFYVMLEGAVIISRIENNREQLEQIVNLIKTEIETF
- a CDS encoding YceI family protein, which gives rise to MKKVSVLLSLAALLVLSAFTTDKPSVWTNDPPHSQLFFTVTHLGFNDVSGTFDDIKVDVTASKPDFSDAVFTLNAKVASINTRVEMRNNHLKSADFFDAEKYPELSFTSTKITPDGKDKYKLTGNLTIHGVTKPITVDLVYRGQTTNPMSQKLTTAFQITGTLNRSDFEIGGKFPEAIVSDLVRISASGEFVQADKE
- a CDS encoding histidine phosphatase family protein — encoded protein: MKNFVLFIWLMIVVVPAWAQSRKLDIYLVRHAKVNIDRPTVMGSKKAAELVKAYNSAPIYDFDPAPVRGLIEAEHPKVVTSALPRAIDTACRLFPDDSITGYSVFNEYQLGIVRIPLIPMPYPVWTGFSRLMWLVHLNSEAESRPETKARLQAATNLLEELARQNSTVVLVGHGYLISEMRRELAKRGWQIIRNGGNNNLAVSHLERTEAPN
- a CDS encoding alkene reductase; its protein translation is MENKLFTPLQLGDYELKNRLVMAPLTRMRATAGSLAPHDLNVEYYRQRSSAGLIVTEASQISPLGMGYPLTPGIYSDEQVAGWKKVTDAVHAEDGKTFIQLWHVGRVSHTSLHPEAGLPVAPSAVAAPGMTLTASFEQVPFETPRAITVDEIKQTIHDYRKAAENAKAAGFDGVELHAANGYLLHEFLHETSNLRTDEYGGSIENKARIVFEVLDQLVDVFGAGKVGIRLSPFAYPYGEYDPKSYEVYQYLVEKLNSYKLAYLHLIRYRQGEIENVTAKEEALWKSYDGTIIAADGFTPETAAEYVEAGKADAIAFGRHFIANPDLPKRIELAAELNDYDRNTFYGGAEKGYTDYPFLEKTKA
- a CDS encoding BamA/TamA family outer membrane protein; its protein translation is MNKIILFFLFLSIFSPSKAQTSTRDFESNDDPVNFSLFLIGNCGKFSSADSQQVKLMNQIMKFDRNKKGIIFLGNNFYPSFSDLFSEDVEDKKPRPQLNKLKQFNGPICFVAGWSDWSYGASNGKEMVKWEYKTINKTLKNEEVYMPDGGCPGPKEVFISDSITLVLIDTQWWMHPFDTRMGKCDMEDKADFWNNLRDVLRRNRDKQVVVAGYHPPVSYGEYGGYFSPFVQIIGFPYVFMRKNVGSRLDLSHPLYSEFSEGLKSVLEEFPNIIYASSHERNFQYFTENKVHYIIGGSLTGGDYVKSKETSCSSRDGGLARLDFHASGEVELKFFSIENPEMAECNEIVYDFSTCEEHLAPIVENQTFADSMVALASTRYDIDPKHYKWVGENYRDIWSTPIKAPVFDIMQEKGGLVILKRGGGQQTKSLRLKATNKHQYTLRSIEKDVEGAVSSELANTFAIEVLQDNISASNPYAALVAAQLAEVAGVMHTNPEVVYVPRDYRMEEYTEDLANMLFLFEERPAGDWSDQKSFGYSKEIVGTDDVLDQTEESANNHVDQKAVLRARILDTFLNDWDRHDDQWRWASFMENGETIYRPIPRDRDQAFYVNQGRLPWLVTRKWLMPKFQGFGPMTENMNGLAFNARYFDRTFLTEPDWNNWATMLDSLTMRLTDEKIRAATQAFPKEVQPLCADSTADILIARKANMGKMIREHYLSLAKNVNITGTNENDIFHVERLANGQTDVQVWNSDRTILEYHRLFNNNETKEIRLYGLKGNDKFVLNGNQKSGSKIRLIGGKDDDSFQNNSIVSSGGNQVSIYDNKKGTNVTRNQDTRVHLSNHEQINYYDRMDFKYDVVKPGVLLGFNPDDAVFIGGGPIIYKYRFRRHEVHTIMANIATLTAAFNALYQFESFSENGGWDHHIGIDMKAPNYAMNYFGMGNKSTRNSEFDRDYYQMRINQTNIQYSLGKRWGQTAFEESEDGTIKESELQVGLFVKRSHIKEPGNDFISNLSENELTADDLEQHVYSGVRIGYTTKALDRESNPQRGYLLNAEARQSWRIDGPEEQFTTLSGDFRAYLSFTRNPRTVVVLRVGGEKIFNDHFFLESATLGGKTNLRGYLGDRFYGDASFYQNTELRYKIHDFKSVVLNGEYGLLGLFDSGRVWLSGEKSDYWHKGFGAGLWVSPFDMTILTASYNWSNDDRIVQVTLNFKL
- a CDS encoding DUF3500 domain-containing protein — its product is MTSATTNRRIAQTILVLILPVIFIFFVSVALSSCSGNNDEVVADDSDTSSETTTTDDSSSDSSTSTSTDCSSATTQVAKIVCLAEAFEATLTTSQISTLELDFTKANAIKWSNLPGGVSIRNGLEFSTLTDTQLTAAKAVIAAAAGTTEDEGYSEFSQINAADDVLGEKAGSTYSSGEYIIAFLGTPSTTGTWMLQFGGHHYAQNITYSGGEVVGSTPSHQGIEPTSWTSGSTTYDPLNTEHEAMIAMLAGLTSSQLIEAKLSSSFSDVVLGPGNDGEFPATKLGIPCSELTTDQKALVVAAMKPWTDDVDDETGTAVLAMYEGELDDTYVAYSGNISLTNHADYVRIDGPSVWIEFVCQSGVVYSAIHYHSVYRDHSSDYGGYFSF